One region of Alosa alosa isolate M-15738 ecotype Scorff River chromosome 1, AALO_Geno_1.1, whole genome shotgun sequence genomic DNA includes:
- the cops7a gene encoding COP9 signalosome complex subunit 7a isoform X1: protein MQLPGYLKMDGGQTSKVNIQLERFVVLAKKAKGPALVVLIKQLLYAPGVYVFGEFLDLPCVQKLSAGSSKGYCELLNVFAYGTFKDYKEKKNDLPPLTEVQKNKLRHLTIVSLAAKMKCIPYSLLLAELELASVRQLEDLIIEALYADVIWGKLDRCRQQLEVDSCLGRDIQPTDPGHLVSTLQQWCSSCEKVLDAIELQLDRVGQFVDQRTMTQQQVEEEARRIQKVLASTPAAAEAP, encoded by the exons ATGCAGTTACCTGGATACTTGAAG ATGGATGGAGGACAAACTTCAAAAGTCAACATTCAATTGGAGCGATTTGTTGTACTTGCCAAAAAGGCTAAAGGTCCTGCTCTAGTTGTCCTCATAAAACAGCTTTTATATGCACCTGGAGTTTACGTATTTGGGGAATTCTTGGATCTCCCTTGTGTGCAAAAG ttatctGCAGGCTCCAGTAAAGGCTACTGTGAGCTTTTGAACGTGTTTGCTTATGGTACCTTCAAAGACTACAAAG AAAAGAAGAATGATCTACCACCTTTGACTGAAGTTCAGAAGAACAAACTGAGACACTTGACAATAGTCAGCTTAGCTGCTAAAATGAAG TGTATCCCATACTCGTTGCTGCTGGCGGAATTGGAGCTGGCCAGTGTGAGGCAGCTGGAGGACCTGATCATCGAGGCGCTGTACGCCGACGTGATCTGGGGCAAGCTGGACCGGTGCAGGCAGCAGCTGGAGGTGGACTCCTGCCTGGGCCGCGACATCCAGCCTACGGACCCCGGACACCTGGTGTCCACCCTGCAGCAGTG GTGTAGCAGCTGTGAGAAGGTCTTGGACGCCATTGAGCTGCAGCTGGACCGGGTTGGTCAGTTTGTGGACCAACGGACGATGACACAGcagcaggtggaggaggag GCCAGACGCATCCAGAAGGTGCTGGCATCCACCCCTGCTGCTGCAGAAGCTCCCTGA
- the cops7a gene encoding COP9 signalosome complex subunit 7a isoform X2, whose translation MQLPGYLKLSAGSSKGYCELLNVFAYGTFKDYKEKKNDLPPLTEVQKNKLRHLTIVSLAAKMKCIPYSLLLAELELASVRQLEDLIIEALYADVIWGKLDRCRQQLEVDSCLGRDIQPTDPGHLVSTLQQWCSSCEKVLDAIELQLDRVGQFVDQRTMTQQQVEEEARRIQKVLASTPAAAEAP comes from the exons ATGCAGTTACCTGGATACTTGAAG ttatctGCAGGCTCCAGTAAAGGCTACTGTGAGCTTTTGAACGTGTTTGCTTATGGTACCTTCAAAGACTACAAAG AAAAGAAGAATGATCTACCACCTTTGACTGAAGTTCAGAAGAACAAACTGAGACACTTGACAATAGTCAGCTTAGCTGCTAAAATGAAG TGTATCCCATACTCGTTGCTGCTGGCGGAATTGGAGCTGGCCAGTGTGAGGCAGCTGGAGGACCTGATCATCGAGGCGCTGTACGCCGACGTGATCTGGGGCAAGCTGGACCGGTGCAGGCAGCAGCTGGAGGTGGACTCCTGCCTGGGCCGCGACATCCAGCCTACGGACCCCGGACACCTGGTGTCCACCCTGCAGCAGTG GTGTAGCAGCTGTGAGAAGGTCTTGGACGCCATTGAGCTGCAGCTGGACCGGGTTGGTCAGTTTGTGGACCAACGGACGATGACACAGcagcaggtggaggaggag GCCAGACGCATCCAGAAGGTGCTGGCATCCACCCCTGCTGCTGCAGAAGCTCCCTGA
- the vwa5b2 gene encoding von Willebrand factor A domain-containing protein 5B2 isoform X1, producing the protein MPGLRNRSTWAPLLLKTSCIKSCAKGCSLGLTAHLTYANIEPVPVEGVFVYPLAEKEAVVGFEASIAGRLVSVQIQSRGKLEDCCLDCCPTSALDTQCTNGKDWCCCGNSSQDMQCTNGHLILDEDLERGTFIISIGLIGSMEIVSVIISTTQELPTLENGAIRLVFPTVLTPIVRARMVPTKSENGGRSEENGSTSCFGTSPGKADRLLGSSLQCVHAIFTSPATNLSPYELSFQLLVRGACLLAGLESPTHPLRADADPSAQSASVTCITLAEEHPYDRHLEIILHLSEPHSPLVILERGRLTFSQYEQQISARRDFVRCARKDPESEKKLEFVRKRYHKDILCSPVLMLNLCPDLLSEPPQLQRASRELLFLIDRSGSMSDLNISKIKEGMLVAIKSVPPGTMLNIIGFGSTVKTLFTTSKPCSDATLAQACEYLQRMRADMGGTNLLAALGWVYQQPTHRSCPRQLFILTDGSVSNVGKVLELVRRNTCSARCFGLGLGPRACRRLLQGVAKVTGGGAEFLSDDERLQPKLIKSLKKALEPVLTDVRIDWYVPDNMEALLSPNEIPPLYPGSRLIGYCTLYDVAPFRSRKNEVRGRSYRGASRGSLGSVFGQVQDELPNPSEVLQQFLALPGEEEDLEEALREISREISSEFSCAKASDVDNNSTALELEPYSDVRQRIEEASYVQDQYVLTRCSISSDRGLLSASPAASDWTSPSLDTGSLPQGLERVAPPDTRGLSRWESPWQHTPPSENTDPSPGKAGRLAEREECRRRQRALARCAMSARSFSSPQGELDMHRLRRALEKVSFDQAVGGRLEESDSETQPSLRGALSRRSLTDSNGLLFPASPLDWDGFTDPECFFAAAPSDEPQALQARSLIHGLLGGRPVSWEVAVDLSPLWAPPSPTPPAADPWGEIVHQLAARSVIRDFENMSEKESDIEQGPMKRYRMKAIQTSKSCNIICMYTAFTATDSSSTSTSKGLKDAPQPLSSAGVRFGARRSSHAGGSRRQRSYSVGLGRRPSSRDSEELEDTFTSTDRDDTPASPCSLTSWESSTGPAAHPASPSGTSTRSQRSIESRSVESFFGSRFNLGRLMSSNASGRQAALKPHCLSAEAEKHTETDTPNYLPLVHLQLASGAFCLNESYSECIQIPLERLKRASPYTSHRSSLSPPIRCTSPPVNPEETPAPNQAPAPALAPGFTRVSARPSVGRCLGADTVLSEPLSSEEGSPELAGGVPQADSGRGSETDMCEASLLEPAELPGDVVLAQVELESLSWATAVALAWLEHRCAGYFVEWELIAAKADFWLRGQLLPEGLDLAGLKAAARQLFLLLRHWDENIQLNMLCYNPNNM; encoded by the exons ATGCCTGGCCTAAGAAACAGGTCTACCTGGGCACCTCTGCTCCTGAAAACCTCCTGCATCAAGTCCTGTGCCAAAGGCTGCTCCCTGGGCCTCACTGCCCACCTCACCTATGCCAACATAGAGCCAGTGCCAGTGGAGG GGGTGTTTGTGTACCcactggctgagaaggaggcgGTGGTGGGCTTTGAGGCGTCCATCGCCGGCCGGCTCGTCAGCGTGCAGATCCAGAGCCGGGGCAAGCTGGAGGACTGTTGCCTGGACTGCTGCCCCACCTCCGCCTTAGACACCCAGTGCACCAATGGCAAGGACTGGTGCTGCTGTGGCAACTCCAGCCAGGACATGCAGTGCACCAATG GACACCTGATTTTGGATGAGGACCTGGAGCGAGGCACCTTCATCATCAGCATCGGACTCATTGGCTCCATGGAGATTGTGTCTGTCATTATCAGCACTACTCAGGAATTACCCACCCTAGAGAATGGAGCGATCCGTCTCGTGTTCCCCACAGTCCTCACACCCATAGTGAGGGCGCGGATGGTGCCAACCAAGAGTGAAAATGGGGGTCGCTCAGAGGAAAATGG TTCAACCAGTTGTTTTGGTACCAGTCCTGGCAAGGCAGACCGGCTGCTGGGATCCAGCCTGCAGTGTGTCCACGCCATCTTCACCAGCCCTGCCACCAACCTCTCGCCCTACGAGCTCAGCTTCCAGCTACTGGTCAGAGGGGCATGTCTTCTGGCAg GCCTGGAGagccccacccacccactgcgGGCTGATGCTGACCCCAGCGCCCAGTCAGCCTCTGTTACCTGCATCACACTGGCCGAGGAGCACCCTTACGACCGGCACCTCGAGATCATCCTCCACCTGAGTG AGCCTCACAGCCCATTGGTCATCCTGGAAAGGGGGCGGCTCACTTTCAGCCAATACGAGCAGCAGATCAGTGCACGCCGTGACTTCGTTCGCTGTGCTCGCAAGGATCCTGAGTCAGAGAAAAAG CTGGAGTTTGTGAGGAAGCGCTACCATAAGGACATCCTGTGCAGCCCGGTGCTGATGCTGAACTTATGCCCGGACCTGCTGTCCGAGCCGCCCCAGCTGCAGAGGGCATCTCGGGAGCTGCTCTTTCTCATCGACCGCAGCGGCAGCATGAGTGACCTCAACATCAGCAAGATCAAG GAAGGGATGCTGGTGGCCATTAAAAGTGTCCCTCCTGGGACGATGCTCAACATCATCGGCTTTGGCTCCACCGTCAAGACCCTGTTCACCACCAGCAAGCCTTGTTCTGAT GCCACCCTAGCCCAGGCCTGTGAGTATCTGCAGAGGATGCGGGCGGACATGGGGGGCACCAACCTGCTGGCTGCCCTGGGATGGGTGTACCAGCAGCCTACCCACCGCAGCTGCCCACGCCAGCTCTTCATCCTCACAGACGGCTCCGTCAGCAATGTGGGCAAAGTGCTGGAGCTGGTGCGCAGGAACACCTGCTCAGCCAG GTGCTTTGGTCTGGGCCTGGGTCCACGGGCCTGTAGACGGCTTCTCCAAGGGGTTGCCAAGGTGACCGGCGGCGGTGCCGAGTTCTTGAGTGATGATGAGAGGCTGCAACCGAAG CTCATCAAATCCCTGAAGAAAGCTCTTGAGCCTGTCCTGACTGATGTTCGCATTGACTGGTATGTGCCTGACAATATGGAGGCTCTCCTTTCACCCAATGAAATCCCTCCACTCTACCCTGGCAGTCGTCTGATTGGCTACTGTACCTTGTATGATGTGGCGCCATTCAGAAGCAGGAAGAATGAG GTGAGAGGGCGCTCGTACCGAGGCGCGTCCCGCGGCTCCCTGGGCTCTGTGTTCGGCCAGGTGCAGGACGAGCTGCCCAATCCGTCTGAGGTGCTGCAGCAGTTCCTGGCGCTGCCgggtgaggaggaggacctTGAGGAGGCCCTCAGGGAGATCTCCCGGGAAATCTCCTCCGAGTTCTCCTGCGCCAAGGCCTCCGACGTCGACAACAATAGCACAG CCTTGGAGCTGGAGCCCTACAGTGACGTGCGGCAGCGGATCGAGGAGGCGTCCTACGTGCAGGACCAGTATGTTCTGACCCGCTGCTCCATCAGCAGCGACCGCggcctcctctctgcctcccctGCTGCCTCTGACTGGACCAGCCCTAGCCTGGACACAGGCTCCCTGCCCCAGGGCCTGGAGAGGGTGGCCCCCCCAGACACACGTGGCCTCTCTCGCTGGGAGTCCCCCTGGCAGCACACCCCTCCCTCGGAGAACACTGACCCCAGCCCTGGGAAG GCTGGCAGGCTGGCGGAACGTGAGGAGTGTCGTCGCAGGCAGAGGGCGCTGGCGCGCTGTGCCATGTCTGCACGCAGCTTTTCATCTCCGCAGGGCGAGCTGGACATGCACCGGCTGCGGCGGGCCCTGGAGAAGGTCTCCTTCGACCAGGCGGTGGGCGGGCGGCTGGAGGAGAGCGACAGCGAGACGCAGCCCAGCCTCAGGGGAGCACTGTCTCGCAGGAGCTTGACCGACTcca atggcttgctttttccagcctccCCTCTGGATTGGGATGGCTTCACCGACCCGGAGTGCTTCTTTGCAGCCGCACCATCTGACGAGCCCCAGGCTCTGCAGGCCCGGTCCCTCATCCATGGCCTGCTGGGGGGCCGGCCCGTGTCCTGGGAGGTGGCTGTGGACCTGAGCCCACTCTGGGCCCCTCCGAGCCCCACACCGCCAGCAGCTGACCCCTGGGGAGAGATTGTGCATCAGCTGGCCGCTCGCTCTGTGATCCGTGACTTTGAGAACATGTCAGAAAAAGAATCCGACATCGAGCAAG GGCCAATGAAAAGGTACAGGATGAAGGCCATTCAGACCAGTAAGAGCTGCAACATCATCTGCATGTATACGGCCTTCACCGCCACAGactccagcagcaccagcaccagcaagGGCCTCAAGGACGCACCCCAACCCCTCAGCTCAG CAGGGGTGCGTTTCGGTGCGAGGCGCAGCTCCCACGCAGGCGGCAGCAGGAGGCAGAGGTCCTACTCGGTGGGTCTGGGTCGCAGGCCATCCAGCCGGGACAGTGAGGAGCTGGAGGACACCTTTACCTCCACAG ACAGAGACGACACCCCCGCCTCCCCCTGCAGTCTGACCTCCTGGGAGAGCA GTACAGGCCCCGCCGCTCACCCTGCCAGCCCCTCCGGCACCTCCACCCGCTCACAGCGCTCCATAGAGAGCCGCTCCGTGGAGAGCTTCTTCGGCTCCAG GTTTAATCTGGGGAGGCTGATGTCCAGTAACGCCTCAGGAAGGCAGGCAGCCCTGAAgcctcactgtctgtctgcagAGGCAGAGAAGCACACGGAGACAGACACCCCCAACTACCTGCCTCTG GTGCATCTGCAGTTGGCTTCCGGTGCTTTCTGTCTGAACGAGTCCTACTCCGAGTGCATCCAGATCCCTCTGGAGCGCCTGAAGAGGGCGTCCCCGTACACCAGCCACCGCAGTAGCCTGAGCCCCCCCATCCGCTGCACCTCTCCCCCAGTCAACCCAGAGGAGACGCCAGCCCCAAACCAGGCTCCAGCTCCAGCCCTGGCCCCTGGCTTCACCAGGGTGTCTGCAAGGCCCAGTGTGGGGCGCTGCCTTGGGGCCGACACTGTCCTCTCTGAACCCCTCAGCTCGGAAGAGGGCTCCCCGGAGCTGGCTGGTGGGGTCCCCCAAGCGGACAGCGGGCGCGGGTCGGAGACGGATATGTGCGAAGCCTCCCTTCTGGAGCCTGCTGAGCTGCCAGGGGATGTGGTGCTGGCCCAGGTGGAACTGGAGAGCCTGAGCTGGGCCACAGCGGTGGCCTTGGCCTGGCTGGAGCACCGGTGCGCCGGCTACTTCGTGGAGTGGGAGCTGATTGCCGCCAAGGCGGATTTCTGGCTGCGTGGCCAGCTGCTGCCCGAAGGACTGGACCTGGCGGGGCTTAAGGCGGCCgcacggcagctgttcctgctGCTGCGCCACTGGGACGAGAACATCCAGCTCAACATGCTGTGCTACAACCCCAACAACATGTGA
- the vwa5b2 gene encoding von Willebrand factor A domain-containing protein 5B1 isoform X2, with translation MPGLRNRSTWAPLLLKTSCIKSCAKGCSLGLTAHLTYANIEPVPVEGVFVYPLAEKEAVVGFEASIAGRLVSVQIQSRGKLEDCCLDCCPTSALDTQCTNGKDWCCCGNSSQDMQCTNGHLILDEDLERGTFIISIGLIGSMEIVSVIISTTQELPTLENGAIRLVFPTVLTPIVRARMVPTKSENGGRSEENGSTSCFGTSPGKADRLLGSSLQCVHAIFTSPATNLSPYELSFQLLVRGACLLAGLESPTHPLRADADPSAQSASVTCITLAEEHPYDRHLEIILHLSEPHSPLVILERGRLTFSQYEQQISARRDFVRCARKDPESEKKLEFVRKRYHKDILCSPVLMLNLCPDLLSEPPQLQRASRELLFLIDRSGSMSDLNISKIKEGMLVAIKSVPPGTMLNIIGFGSTVKTLFTTSKPCSDATLAQACEYLQRMRADMGGTNLLAALGWVYQQPTHRSCPRQLFILTDGSVSNVGKVLELVRRNTCSARCFGLGLGPRACRRLLQGVAKVTGGGAEFLSDDERLQPKLIKSLKKALEPVLTDVRIDWYVPDNMEALLSPNEIPPLYPGSRLIGYCTLYDVAPFRSRKNEVRGRSYRGASRGSLGSVFGQVQDELPNPSEVLQQFLALPGEEEDLEEALREISREISSEFSCAKASDVDNNSTALELEPYSDVRQRIEEASYVQDQYVLTRCSISSDRGLLSASPAASDWTSPSLDTGSLPQGLERVAPPDTRGLSRWESPWQHTPPSENTDPSPGKAGRLAEREECRRRQRALARCAMSARSFSSPQGELDMHRLRRALEKVSFDQAVGGRLEESDSETQPSLRGALSRRSLTDSNGLLFPASPLDWDGFTDPECFFAAAPSDEPQALQARSLIHGLLGGRPVSWEVAVDLSPLWAPPSPTPPAADPWGEIVHQLAARSVIRDFENMSEKESDIEQGPMKRYRMKAIQTSKSCNIICMYTAFTATDSSSTSTSKGLKDAPQPLSSGVRFGARRSSHAGGSRRQRSYSVGLGRRPSSRDSEELEDTFTSTDRDDTPASPCSLTSWESSTGPAAHPASPSGTSTRSQRSIESRSVESFFGSRFNLGRLMSSNASGRQAALKPHCLSAEAEKHTETDTPNYLPLVHLQLASGAFCLNESYSECIQIPLERLKRASPYTSHRSSLSPPIRCTSPPVNPEETPAPNQAPAPALAPGFTRVSARPSVGRCLGADTVLSEPLSSEEGSPELAGGVPQADSGRGSETDMCEASLLEPAELPGDVVLAQVELESLSWATAVALAWLEHRCAGYFVEWELIAAKADFWLRGQLLPEGLDLAGLKAAARQLFLLLRHWDENIQLNMLCYNPNNM, from the exons ATGCCTGGCCTAAGAAACAGGTCTACCTGGGCACCTCTGCTCCTGAAAACCTCCTGCATCAAGTCCTGTGCCAAAGGCTGCTCCCTGGGCCTCACTGCCCACCTCACCTATGCCAACATAGAGCCAGTGCCAGTGGAGG GGGTGTTTGTGTACCcactggctgagaaggaggcgGTGGTGGGCTTTGAGGCGTCCATCGCCGGCCGGCTCGTCAGCGTGCAGATCCAGAGCCGGGGCAAGCTGGAGGACTGTTGCCTGGACTGCTGCCCCACCTCCGCCTTAGACACCCAGTGCACCAATGGCAAGGACTGGTGCTGCTGTGGCAACTCCAGCCAGGACATGCAGTGCACCAATG GACACCTGATTTTGGATGAGGACCTGGAGCGAGGCACCTTCATCATCAGCATCGGACTCATTGGCTCCATGGAGATTGTGTCTGTCATTATCAGCACTACTCAGGAATTACCCACCCTAGAGAATGGAGCGATCCGTCTCGTGTTCCCCACAGTCCTCACACCCATAGTGAGGGCGCGGATGGTGCCAACCAAGAGTGAAAATGGGGGTCGCTCAGAGGAAAATGG TTCAACCAGTTGTTTTGGTACCAGTCCTGGCAAGGCAGACCGGCTGCTGGGATCCAGCCTGCAGTGTGTCCACGCCATCTTCACCAGCCCTGCCACCAACCTCTCGCCCTACGAGCTCAGCTTCCAGCTACTGGTCAGAGGGGCATGTCTTCTGGCAg GCCTGGAGagccccacccacccactgcgGGCTGATGCTGACCCCAGCGCCCAGTCAGCCTCTGTTACCTGCATCACACTGGCCGAGGAGCACCCTTACGACCGGCACCTCGAGATCATCCTCCACCTGAGTG AGCCTCACAGCCCATTGGTCATCCTGGAAAGGGGGCGGCTCACTTTCAGCCAATACGAGCAGCAGATCAGTGCACGCCGTGACTTCGTTCGCTGTGCTCGCAAGGATCCTGAGTCAGAGAAAAAG CTGGAGTTTGTGAGGAAGCGCTACCATAAGGACATCCTGTGCAGCCCGGTGCTGATGCTGAACTTATGCCCGGACCTGCTGTCCGAGCCGCCCCAGCTGCAGAGGGCATCTCGGGAGCTGCTCTTTCTCATCGACCGCAGCGGCAGCATGAGTGACCTCAACATCAGCAAGATCAAG GAAGGGATGCTGGTGGCCATTAAAAGTGTCCCTCCTGGGACGATGCTCAACATCATCGGCTTTGGCTCCACCGTCAAGACCCTGTTCACCACCAGCAAGCCTTGTTCTGAT GCCACCCTAGCCCAGGCCTGTGAGTATCTGCAGAGGATGCGGGCGGACATGGGGGGCACCAACCTGCTGGCTGCCCTGGGATGGGTGTACCAGCAGCCTACCCACCGCAGCTGCCCACGCCAGCTCTTCATCCTCACAGACGGCTCCGTCAGCAATGTGGGCAAAGTGCTGGAGCTGGTGCGCAGGAACACCTGCTCAGCCAG GTGCTTTGGTCTGGGCCTGGGTCCACGGGCCTGTAGACGGCTTCTCCAAGGGGTTGCCAAGGTGACCGGCGGCGGTGCCGAGTTCTTGAGTGATGATGAGAGGCTGCAACCGAAG CTCATCAAATCCCTGAAGAAAGCTCTTGAGCCTGTCCTGACTGATGTTCGCATTGACTGGTATGTGCCTGACAATATGGAGGCTCTCCTTTCACCCAATGAAATCCCTCCACTCTACCCTGGCAGTCGTCTGATTGGCTACTGTACCTTGTATGATGTGGCGCCATTCAGAAGCAGGAAGAATGAG GTGAGAGGGCGCTCGTACCGAGGCGCGTCCCGCGGCTCCCTGGGCTCTGTGTTCGGCCAGGTGCAGGACGAGCTGCCCAATCCGTCTGAGGTGCTGCAGCAGTTCCTGGCGCTGCCgggtgaggaggaggacctTGAGGAGGCCCTCAGGGAGATCTCCCGGGAAATCTCCTCCGAGTTCTCCTGCGCCAAGGCCTCCGACGTCGACAACAATAGCACAG CCTTGGAGCTGGAGCCCTACAGTGACGTGCGGCAGCGGATCGAGGAGGCGTCCTACGTGCAGGACCAGTATGTTCTGACCCGCTGCTCCATCAGCAGCGACCGCggcctcctctctgcctcccctGCTGCCTCTGACTGGACCAGCCCTAGCCTGGACACAGGCTCCCTGCCCCAGGGCCTGGAGAGGGTGGCCCCCCCAGACACACGTGGCCTCTCTCGCTGGGAGTCCCCCTGGCAGCACACCCCTCCCTCGGAGAACACTGACCCCAGCCCTGGGAAG GCTGGCAGGCTGGCGGAACGTGAGGAGTGTCGTCGCAGGCAGAGGGCGCTGGCGCGCTGTGCCATGTCTGCACGCAGCTTTTCATCTCCGCAGGGCGAGCTGGACATGCACCGGCTGCGGCGGGCCCTGGAGAAGGTCTCCTTCGACCAGGCGGTGGGCGGGCGGCTGGAGGAGAGCGACAGCGAGACGCAGCCCAGCCTCAGGGGAGCACTGTCTCGCAGGAGCTTGACCGACTcca atggcttgctttttccagcctccCCTCTGGATTGGGATGGCTTCACCGACCCGGAGTGCTTCTTTGCAGCCGCACCATCTGACGAGCCCCAGGCTCTGCAGGCCCGGTCCCTCATCCATGGCCTGCTGGGGGGCCGGCCCGTGTCCTGGGAGGTGGCTGTGGACCTGAGCCCACTCTGGGCCCCTCCGAGCCCCACACCGCCAGCAGCTGACCCCTGGGGAGAGATTGTGCATCAGCTGGCCGCTCGCTCTGTGATCCGTGACTTTGAGAACATGTCAGAAAAAGAATCCGACATCGAGCAAG GGCCAATGAAAAGGTACAGGATGAAGGCCATTCAGACCAGTAAGAGCTGCAACATCATCTGCATGTATACGGCCTTCACCGCCACAGactccagcagcaccagcaccagcaagGGCCTCAAGGACGCACCCCAACCCCTCAGCTCAG GGGTGCGTTTCGGTGCGAGGCGCAGCTCCCACGCAGGCGGCAGCAGGAGGCAGAGGTCCTACTCGGTGGGTCTGGGTCGCAGGCCATCCAGCCGGGACAGTGAGGAGCTGGAGGACACCTTTACCTCCACAG ACAGAGACGACACCCCCGCCTCCCCCTGCAGTCTGACCTCCTGGGAGAGCA GTACAGGCCCCGCCGCTCACCCTGCCAGCCCCTCCGGCACCTCCACCCGCTCACAGCGCTCCATAGAGAGCCGCTCCGTGGAGAGCTTCTTCGGCTCCAG GTTTAATCTGGGGAGGCTGATGTCCAGTAACGCCTCAGGAAGGCAGGCAGCCCTGAAgcctcactgtctgtctgcagAGGCAGAGAAGCACACGGAGACAGACACCCCCAACTACCTGCCTCTG GTGCATCTGCAGTTGGCTTCCGGTGCTTTCTGTCTGAACGAGTCCTACTCCGAGTGCATCCAGATCCCTCTGGAGCGCCTGAAGAGGGCGTCCCCGTACACCAGCCACCGCAGTAGCCTGAGCCCCCCCATCCGCTGCACCTCTCCCCCAGTCAACCCAGAGGAGACGCCAGCCCCAAACCAGGCTCCAGCTCCAGCCCTGGCCCCTGGCTTCACCAGGGTGTCTGCAAGGCCCAGTGTGGGGCGCTGCCTTGGGGCCGACACTGTCCTCTCTGAACCCCTCAGCTCGGAAGAGGGCTCCCCGGAGCTGGCTGGTGGGGTCCCCCAAGCGGACAGCGGGCGCGGGTCGGAGACGGATATGTGCGAAGCCTCCCTTCTGGAGCCTGCTGAGCTGCCAGGGGATGTGGTGCTGGCCCAGGTGGAACTGGAGAGCCTGAGCTGGGCCACAGCGGTGGCCTTGGCCTGGCTGGAGCACCGGTGCGCCGGCTACTTCGTGGAGTGGGAGCTGATTGCCGCCAAGGCGGATTTCTGGCTGCGTGGCCAGCTGCTGCCCGAAGGACTGGACCTGGCGGGGCTTAAGGCGGCCgcacggcagctgttcctgctGCTGCGCCACTGGGACGAGAACATCCAGCTCAACATGCTGTGCTACAACCCCAACAACATGTGA
- the alg3 gene encoding dol-P-Man:Man(5)GlcNAc(2)-PP-Dol alpha-1,3-mannosyltransferase — protein sequence MAVVGKKKSAGATSRLWATLRTIWQEKHLILFKAEYTLLVTALLWFLEIGVNIWVIQKVAYTEIDWKAYMDEVEGVINGTYDYTQLKGDTGPLVYPAGFVYIFTALYYATDHGANIRLGQYIFAVFYLITLLLVFRIYNRTKKVPPYVFFFVCCASYRIHSIFVLRLFNDPVAMMLLFGAVNLFLDGRWTLGCGIFSLAVSVKMNVLLFAPGLLFLLLSEFGLMKTIPKLTLCAAIQLLLGLPFLLENPVGYMSRAFDLGRQFLFKWTVNWRFLPEWLFLNRYFHLVLLLSHLITLALFAWRRWKRPGESMLALLKDPATRDVPAQKLTSDQVVLVLFTSNFIGMCFSRSLHYQFYVWYFHTLPYLLWSGGVKKMAHLLRVLILGLIELSWNTYPSTNYSSLSLHVCHLIALLCLWFNPTPAAQEKAKRR from the exons ATGGCAGTAGTCGGAAAGAAGAAGTCTGCCGGTGCCACATCTCGATTATGGGCAACATTACGCACAATATGGCAGGAGAAGCATCTCATATTATTCAAAGCGGAATACACTTTGCTAGTTACAGCACTCCTCTGGTTTTTGGAAATCGGTGTCAACATATGGGTCATTCAAAAAGTTGCAT ATACAGAAATTGACTGGAAGGCCTACATGGATGAGGTTGAAGGAGTCATCAATGGGACTTACGACTATACACAACTCAAGGGTGATACGGGGCCACTGGT GTACCCAGCTGGTTTTGTTTACATCTTCACTGCATTATACTACGCCACTGACCATGGGGCGAACATCCGACTTGGGCAGTATATTTTTGCTGTTTTCTACCTGATCACCCTTTTGCTTGTATTTCGGATCTACAACCGCACTAAAAAG GTTCCTCCATACGTGTTCTTCTTTGTGTGCTGTGCATCGTACCGCATTCACTCCATCTTTGTACTGCGTCTCTTCAATGACCCTGTGGCCATGATGCTCCTCTTTGGCGCTGTTAACCTCTTCCTGGATGGACGCTGGACCCTGGGCTGTGGAATCTTCAG TTTAGCTGTGTCTGTGAAGATGAACGTCCTCCTGTTTGCCCCTggcctgctcttcctcctcctgtcaGAGTTTGGTCTGATGAAGACCATCCCTAAACTGACTCTCTGTGCCGCCATCCAG CTGTTGCTGGGCTTGCCCTTCCTGCTGGAGAACCCTGTGGGCTACATGAGTCGGGCCTTTGACCTGGGCCGGCAGTTCCTCTTCAAGTGGACAGTCAACTGGCGCTTCCTGCCCGAGTGGCTCTTCCTCAACCGATATTTTCACCTGGTGCTGCTGCTCTCCCACCTGATCACGCTGGCGCTGTTTGCCTGGCGCCGGTGGAAGAg GCCTGGAGAGAGCATGCTGGCTTTGCTGAAGGACCCTGCTACAAGGGATGTCCCAGCTCAGAAACTTACCTCTGATC AGGTGGTTCTGGTGCTCTTCACCTCTAACTTCATCGGCATGTGCTTCAGCCGCTCGCTGCACTACCAATTCTACGTGTGGTACTTCCACACACTGCCCTACCTACTGTGGAGCGGAGGAGTCAAGAAGATGGCCCACCTGCTCAG GGTACTGATCCTTGGGCTGATCGAGCTGTCGTGGAACACTTACCCCTCCACCAACTACAGCTCCCTCTCCTTGCATGTGTGCCACCTCATTGCCCTGCTGTGCCTGTGGTTCAACCCCACCCCGGCTGCCCAGGAGAAGGCCAAGCGCCGCTGA